TTTTTGGGGTATTCCGGATGCTGTACTTAAATACGGACGATCAAATTGTTGGGGAACACATCGCCATGGTGCTTTTAGACAATTGTGTACTGGTCTTTCAAGAAGTAAGGGAAGATGTTTTTGACGGGGTACGAAACCGTATCCAGTCCAAGTTGGGAAGGATACGCTCCAGGGGTGCGGACTATTTATTTTTCGCCCTTTTGGACGCCATCATAGACAATTATTTCTTGGTTCTGGAGCAAATCAATCATAGGATAGAGGTGTTGGAGGAAGAGGTCTACTCCAATCCCAAGCCTGAGGTCGCACAGCGAATCCAACAATTAAAGAAAGAAGTCCTAAAAGTGAGACGTTGGATTTTTCCGGTCAAAGAACTCATTAGTCGACTTATAGATTCCGAACACCCATTAATTCAACAGGATACCAAGCTCTTTCTAAGGGATGCCTTGGACCATACCTTGGAAATCAATGAAAGTCTTCAAATTTATAGGGAAATGAGCATGAGCCTTATGGAAATGTACATGAGCAACATGAGTAATAAGATGAACGAGGTAATGAAGGTGCTTACCATTATGGCATCCATCTTTATTCCCTTAACCTTTATCGCCGGTATTTACGGGATGAACTTCGACCATATTCCAGAGCTTCATTGGGAGTATGGCTATTTCTACGTGTGGGGGCTGATGATTGCTTTGTTCTTGGGGATGTTAATTTATTTTAAGAAAAAGGATTGGCTTTAACATAATTTAAGTTAAATTAATTCCTCAAGGGTTAAACACCGTTAAACCGCTTGACTTTTCCGGTCTCATTGTTTAAAATTTAAAAGTTAGGATGAGGCAATTACACATAACCTACATCGGCATTTACCAAATTTGTGAATTTTCTTTTGACATGCCATAACACTCATCCTAACGATTTCAAATAATTTTTAATTATAAAAAACTAAGTATAAATGAACATCAAAAAAATTACACTATCACTAACGACTATTTGTTTAATTGCAGGAGTTTCCTTAGCGCAGGACAAATCGAGTGAAAGTTTAGAAATTACGACCGTAAAGACCTATAAAATAAATATGGGAGATGAAAGGGAGATGAGAACCGTAGAGGTAAACACAAATATAAATTCTGAACTAATGATGAAAGATTCAGATAAGGATAATGTAAACCAAGCAAGAGTTTTGGACAGTATGCCCAAGATAACCAAGACCGTGAAAATAGACAACGATAAGGATGATGCGTTTGACGAAAAAATAGTCTTTACGTACAATTCTAATACTCCCGAAGATTTCGTATTGGTCTCAAAAGATAAAAATCTGTTGGTGGCCATTGATAAAGGGGAAAACCTTGAAATTATTGAGGATATGACCTTGAAATCAAAAAATGAAGCAAATAATAAATCTACCTATATTTTTACCGATGAAAATGGAAAAGAGATTGAATTTTTGGTAGAAGAACATACTAATATGACCAATCAGTAAAAACCGAGTAAATAGCTAGCCGTAGATTAAAAAGACCTTTCTAAGGTCTTTTTTCTTTCTACATCTAATATATCTTGATTTTTCGTACATTGAAATCAGATGTTTTCTGATTTAAATTGGACATATATATTGACGCTTGTGGCGGTCATTTATCTTGTAATAAATATTTTAGTATATTTTTTGCAGGATTTTTTAATGTTCAAACCTGAGAAACTGGCCAAGGACTTTCAATTCTACTATGAGAATCAGGAAATTGAGGAATACAATATAGAGACCAGGGATGGAGCCATCATCAACGGGTTGCGATTTAAGACAAAGAATCCCAAAGGCGTTGTTTTCTACCTTAAGGGAAATTCCAAGAGCATAAAGGGGTGGGGTAAATTTGCGGTGGACTTTACCAGGCACGGATATGATGTTATAATGGTAGATTACCGTGGTTTTGGAAAGAGTACCGGAAGACGTACCCAAAAAGCCATAAAAAGGGACCTTCAGGTGGTTTACAACAAGATAAAGCATAATGTGGAAGAAAAGTATATCATTCTCTACGGACGTTCTTTGGGATCCGGCTTTGCCACCAAATTGGCTTCCATGAACCATCCGCGTATGCTCATACTGGATGCACCTTACTACAGTCTAAGTAAAGTAGCCAAAAAGTATGTTCCGTTCATGCCCTTGTCCTTATTGATTAAATTTCCAATGCCTACTTACAAATGGTTGAAATATGTGGAATGCCCCATCCATATCATCCATGGTACGGATGATCGCTTAATTCCCTATAAAACTAGCGTAAAGCTATCCCGTATTAAACCAAAATTAACGACGCTGCATACTGTCATTGGCGGAGGGCATAAAGATTTGAATACCTTTGAAGCCTACCACAAAATGTTAGCGGACATTATTACTTCACGACCAAAACCGGTAAATTTAGAGGGCTCCAGTATAGCTGTAAAACACTCCTCAAAAAGATCACATGCGTAGAGTTAAAAAAATCGGGATAGTTCTATTCGTAATCTATGTTTTGCTCTTAGGGGTCACCTATGCTTTCCAAGAAAAATTGATTTTCATTCCGCAGCAGATGCCGGCCAACCATACTTATGAGTTTTGTCAAGAATTTGAAGAATTTTGGTTAACTGCTGACGATGGGGCCAGATTGAACGCCGTGCATATTAAAAACGACTCACAAAAAGGTGTTATTCTATACTTTCATGGTAACTCCGGTAACATCTCCCATTTAACACACGTCGCCAACTTGGTTACCCGTTATGACTACGATGCCATTTTTGTGGATTACAGAACCTATGGAAAAAGTATGGGCAAAATGAGCGAGGCGGCCATAAAAAAGGATGCGCAGCTTTTTTACGACTATACTAAAAATCTGTACGATGAGCATAAAATTATCATTTACGGCCGCTCTTTTGGAACGGGAGTAGCGTCCGGTTTAGCTGCCAATAACGACCCCTACAAGCTTATTTTGGAATCCCCGTTTTATAGCGCCGTAGAGCTGGGAAAACATCGTTTCCCCATTTTTCCTATTGATCTATTATCTGAGTACCGCTTCCCCTCCTACAAATATGTACAGCAAGTAAAGTGCCCCATTTATGTTATTCATGGGACGGATGACAGCATCATACCCTTTGAACAGGCTGCAGACCTTTACGAGAAAATTCCCGAAGGCCAAGGCACGTTCTATACCGTAGAAGGCGGAGGACATAACTACTTACAAGATTTTAAGGCTTTTAATAAAGCAATGGACGAGGCTTTCAAATAGGGGCGAGGTTTTGTTATCGGGATTGTATTTGAAAAGTAGTGTGCTAAGAAGCGCTAAATTTCGGGTTTAGAACTGATCTTTATTTTTTTATTAATCTTTTATTTAATCACTTTAGCCGCTAATTTTTTTCTACGTTGTTGGCAAACGTTTTACTCATTTAAAAACTACAAATTGATGCCTGCAAAAAATTGGAATTGCGGTTGAGTTCCCCAATGCAACATCGAATATTGAGGTTCTATAAAACAATTAAATACGGTATTACCAATTTTAATTACTTTGCCTATTCCCAACGCCATCGGCACTGAATAGGATTCGTTTTCAAAATTAAAAAAGCAGGCAGGAGCTCCACGGAGGTACGTACCTATACCCAATTGCCAGAAATAAAATGGCTGAATGATGGTATTGTTTTGTTCTCACGATTATTTTCTCCAGCGATTGATGTTTGCCAAGTCACGAGGCCGCCTAATTGAAATTGAGGCGACTTAACTACAAATGCTACTAGTGCCAGCCCTGCTTGCCATTTCCCGGATCCCAATTCATCATTTGAAGCTGTAGGAGCTGTTATTATTGGCCCTATGCCAACAGTAGCAGTTGGCTTGGAAATAAAGTTGTACGTTAATAAGGCATTAATGTCTCCGAGACCATTTTCAGCATTAACACTACCCGTGCCATCTGGAAAAGCCACTGTGTTGAAGGGTGCCGATACTCTTAACAAAAGTCTGCCTCCAGAAAATGGTTTTGCAAAACGCAACCATGAAGTATTCAGATAAGCATCATTCGGTGCATCTGTGAGCTTTGGTATATAGTAATTGTGAATGTTGAAAGCAGTCATATTTGCCAACGGATTATTGGCTTGTGCCCCGCTTGAACGGCTTCTATCTTGTTCTTGAGCTACAAGGGATGTTAAAGAAGCCCCTAACAGTATCCAAACAAGTAGTAAATACTTCATAATTATTTGGAATATTATTACCGTAATATAAAAACTATAAATTAACCCGCAGCGAAATTGTATTTCCCTCGGTCCCAAAGCTATCACTATTTAAAAGGAAGACCTCTCTTATATATCCAAGCTTGATTTTTATGTCTTTTAAGTTTCTGGATATAAAGAGTGAAAATTCCCTTGAGTTTGAGTAGCGTTCCTGAGAAATTGGATCTTTTAGAAAATACCATTCAAATGATGGCAGCAAGCTCCAACTTTTGGAGCTGTCATTGTGCTTACTGAAGTTATAGGTAAGGGCTATTTTATACCGAGCTCTTAAATAATGCTGGTGTTTAGAAAGAAAAAAATTTCTCCACTCTCCAAGTATTCTTTGCTTTAGGCTTAAATTTTTTATCATTGGTGTAATTAATTGAAACCCAACTTTTGGTCTTAATTCATAAAAATTTCCAAGCTCTTGGTCAAATCGATAATAATTAACAATACCACCAAAAAGCATCCAGTTTGAATTTAGTTTTCTCTGTAAACCAATATCAATCCCAAGTCTGCGCCATTTGCTGTCTTGATAAGCATGCTTATAATTACCTTCTAAAATAACAGACAATCTGTTTTTAGAAAAAACCGCTTTTTCAAGACCAGCTTCGCTAAAAAATTCCTGCTGTGCAAAGCCTGTCAAACTGATGAAAAGGCAAAAAATCACTAATGAATTTTTCATAGCGCATGGAATGAAAGCGAAAACATTCAATTTTATCTAGACGAAAGATTGATATCCGATTTCTTAAAATCAAAGAAGCTAGCAAAGACTTCTAGCTGGTCAAGATCACCTTTGACAGTTCCTTTTCCATTATTTATGGCATCTTTTACTCGACCTTTCCCCAAGACGAAATCATAAACTACGCTGCTTGGAATATCAACCACTATATCCGAATTTTCAGGGATATATTCGTAGAAGGCTGCAATACCATTCCGCACGTGGAAACCATATTTCTCATTACGGTCTGTAATGTTAAATCCTATTTTAAAATCGGAGTCAATTGCCTTAGAGGCATCAATTTTTACTCTTAGGTTTTCCAGAATTGTTCCAATTCCGAATTGTTGAATTATGACCGGATTTGCAAAGTCAAAGGCACCAGACTTGTCCAGTGCACCATCAAGTTCCTTTGCTCCGGACAGCGCAAAATTCCTATAATAGATATTGGCCTGATCGTAACCCCAAGCCTGCATTGCTTTGGCTTTCACTTTTCGTGCGTCAGAATCTTCTGGATTAGACCGTGTTAAGTGAGTAGTAATTTCCATCGCCCATCCATAGTCTTCTGCGTCAATGGCTTGATTGGCAATTTTAAGGACATTTTCGCGTCCACCCATCGCCGAAACATAGAGTTCTGCCTTTCGCTTAAAAGAAGGGGTTGCAAGTTCTGTGGCGTCACCGGAATACCAACCCAAATAACCATTATAAACATTTCTGACAACGTGCTCCACACTACCGTAAAACTCCTGTAGCCATGGGTCGTTTTTGAGATTTTCAGGTAACTTCACCAGTTCTACTAATTCTTCCGGAGTTGCTCCCTGATTCATGTAGTAAATAGACTGGTCGTGGGTGAATTGAATGGCATCTCTATAGTTTTGGATTCGTTCTACGATAAATTCATTTCCAACCCATGATCTCATATGCGAATGGCTGTAACTATCACTCTGCTTGGCGTATTCCAATAGGTTGTCAACTCCTTTATACCACTTTACCAGGTCTCGGTATTTTGTTCCCCTTAACGTATAAAGGTTCGGAAACGATTCTCCTTGAACAGTCTCAGAACCGTGTACGTGCTTCAGGTCAGGAAAATAAACATCTATTTCGTCTTCTGCATCACCATAAGCTTCAAACAATACTATTTTTACTCCAGCAACTTCTGTTTCTAATGCACCTTTTACAATATCAGTAGGACGGTAAAAAGAAATTTTACCTCCAGCGAAGGTAGGACCTAAACCTGCATGTACGAGCCCCTTTTCATTCTGGCCTAAATAGGTTGCCCCCCGTAAGCCGTGCGCTCTGTAAGAATTGAACCAACCACACTGGCATCATTGGCCAGATACTCCATGAATTGATGATGGGCAAATATCTTAACTTCCCCATTGTTGACTTGCTCTTGAGTAACGCCCACTCCGGCAGAGCCAAATGAGTGATCAGGATGTCTGTGCGTATAAACCACAGCTTTTACAGGTAGTTGGATACTTGTTTCTTTCCTAAAATCACTTAGAATTCGCCCTGAAGCCTCGTCACTTTCTCCCGGATCTACCACAATCAATCCATTATCTCCCACTACAATTAAAGTAGATGTTAACTGCCAACCGGCCATTAAAAAGGCTTTATCCTTTACCGGTTCATAAATGGTTTTGGGCATTTGCTTACCAAAAGAAGTCATTCTATCGTTTATGAATTCACTGTCTTCTGTAATAGCATAGTTCTCAAACCGGGCACGAATGGGAGCCAGATTCTTCAATATTCCTTCATCGGCATAGGGTTCGATTTCCAATGGAACATTGTGGTCAATTACTTCAGGATCAAGCAAGCTACTGTTGAATGACTGTTTTTTTTGACATCCTGAAATTACCAGAATTAAGATTAAGAAAGTGAATTTTTTCATTTGATTTTTTTTAAATGTTTGCCAACGGCCTTGGTGATGAATTACATCGTTAGTTCAATACGTGTAGCGTTTCGTGTCGTTACGAAAATGTACAGAAGAATTGTTCCTCTGATGTGAGCGAAGCGACGGTCGAAATATACTATAAACATAGCAAAAAGGCTCGAAATCCTGATTAGGAAATAAACCGTTGTGAATTATAACTCTTGTTTAAGGTACTTGTTAATTTAAAACAGTTTTTAAATTAAGTAAAAAAGAGAAGTGATTTAACTTCTCCTTTTTTTGAAAAAAGCATCCTATTAGAATTCAAATAAGACCCCAATATTAAGGTTTCCCCAAGTGGCCGCATCTGATATATTTTCATAGGAAGCATTAATTTCTATAGCATCTGCTATGTCAATGCCGACTACAGGTCTAAAATAGAATCCTCCATCTAAACCATCAGAAATACCTAGTGCATATCCTGCATCAACTCCTCCTGATAAAATTCCAAATAATTTTAATCGTGCTGCTGCTGCTATTGGTAAAAATCGGGCATCCTCAAAATCTACATTTTGACCTAATACTTCAATCTCATCACCAAAGAAATTCCTGAATCCAGCGTTTAAACCAAATTCAATTGGTGCGTCAATATTAGTGAAGTAATAATATGAGTCTACCCCTAAAACAAAGGAAGTAAGATCTGATGCATCAGCGGCAGGTAACCCCAGAGAAGCCCCGATCTTAAATGTTTGGGCATTCATACTTGTCAATGACAATGTGGCGAATGAAATAATTAGTAGTAATTTTTTCATTTCTTCTTATTTAATGTTCACTTAAAAATTACAAAAAAAATAGAACATAGTTTTAAAGATGAAAAAGTCATTATAAGTTTTTAGAATTTTTATACTTGATTAGTATCTGAAATTTTGAGCTTTTTCAGGGTTGGTCTGAAATAAGTGAATTAGTACTAAAAGATTTAATTTTTAATCAACCCATTTAAGGAAAGTGATTCTGTCTTGTTTTTGTCCACGTTTTGGATATAAATCGGTTTCAATCGTCTATATCTGCCGATACTGAGGCAAGTTCAGCACTAGTAACGAATTTCGAAGTTTCCAAAATGCATTGCAAGTCTTTCCCACTAAGGTTTTTGAAAGTTTTTAGCAAAAAACACAGAACCCTCCGTCCAATTATATTGGACACCTCCCTTTAACTAAAGGGAGGAGCTAAACTCCCGCACTTTTTAAGCTCCCCTCTTAAATTTAATAGGGGAATGAATTCTTAACGAAGTGACGGAAGAAAGGGGAGTTCCGTTATACATATTGCCGTTTTGATTCCAGAACCCTCCGTCCAATTGTATTGGACACCTCCCTTTAACTAAAGGGAGGAGCTAAACTCCTGCAATTTTTTTAGCAACATAATAAATTTAAGAGGGGAATGAATTCCGAACGAAGTGATGGAAGAAAGGGGAGTTCTGTCATAGCTTTTGCTGTTTATTTCAAAAACCTCCGTCCAATTGTATTGGACACCTCCCTTTAACTAAAAGGAGGAGCTAAGCCCCAACACTTTTATAGCTACTTAATATGTTGAATGGGAAATGAATGTCAAACGATGTGACTTTGTAGTTGCGTTAATCAAACAAATCCGAGGATAGATAACGGTCACCACGGTCACAAACTATGGAAACGATAACACCGCTTTCCAGTTGTGCAGCCAGTCGAAGCGCTATCGTTGCTGCGCCACCACTGCTCATTCCAGAAAATATACCTTCTTCTTTGGCGAGCCTAATGGCCATTTCTTTAGCCTCCGCTTCGCTCACTTCCATGATCTGGTCTACCTTTTTTGCATCGAATATTTTAGGAAGGTACTCCTTAGGCCATTTACGTATACCGGGAATTTTGGCGTCATCGGTAGGCTGTACGCCAACTATCTGTACTTGGCTGTTCTTTTCCTTCAAATAGGTAGAGGTCCCCATGATGGTTCCCGTAGTTCCCATGGAAGAAACGAAATGGGTTATTTTACCTTCGGTGTCCTTCCAAATTTCAGGACCTGTAGTCTTGTAGTGGGCTTTCCAATTATCGTCATTAGCAAACTGGTTCACCATAACGTATCCCTCTTTTTCCACTTTGTTTTCAGCATAATCCCTAGCGCCTTCGATACCAACATCCGCAGAAGTGAGCGTAACCTTGGCGCCATAGGCCCGCATGGTCTGTACCCGCTCTTTGGTGGAGTTTTCCGGCATTACGAGTTCAATGTCAAGTCCGTAGATTCCCGCGATCATAGCAAGGGCAATTCCTGTATTGCCACTGGTTGCTTCAATCAATTTGTCTGAAGTTTTTATTTTACCGGTTTCCAGTCCGTTTTTAATCATATTATAGGCAGCCCTATCCTTTACACTTCCTCCGGGATTATGGCCTTCCATCTTAAAGTAAAGCCTCACATCGGGATTCGTATTTAGAACCCTAGATTCCACAAGGGGCGTGTTTCCGATTAAATCTAGAATACTCTTAGGCATCAGTAGTTGTTTTTATCTGAATTTCCGGGGTGTGGTACACCGTAGAATGGGGAGGTATGGAGGAAGTCAGCCAGGCATTACCGCCAATGACACTATTCGCACCAATTACCGTATCGCCACCTAGAATGGTAGCATTGGCATAAATGGTTACGTTATCCTCTATGGTCGGGTGCCGTTTGGTTTTCTGTAAATGTTTAGCCACGTACAATCCCCCTAGCGTTACGCCTTGGTATATTTTTACATCGTTCATTATGATTGCTGTTTCTCCAATAACCACCCCGGTCCCATGGTCTATATGAAAAGATTTACCGATTTGTGCCCCTGGGTTTATGTCCACGCCGGTTTGGCGGTGCGCATATTCCGTCATTAGTCTTGGGACCAAAGGAAATCCTACCTCATAGAGTTCATGTGCCAGCCTATAGATGGCAATGGCATAGAAACCGGGGTAAGCCATGTAAACTTCTTCAATGGATAGCGAAGCAGGGTCGCAATTCACCGTAGCCTCTGCATCCAAATTTAGGCTTTCCAATATACGGGGAAGCTTTTGTACATAATTTTCCCATATCTTTTTGCATGCCTTTTCACTGTCCCAACAAGCAAGGTCCACAAGATTATCAAATTGCTTTTCCAAGACTTCTAAATTATCGGAAACCGGGGTTTCTATATCAAAAAGGGTATAGAAAAGTAAATTGGTAAAGATTTCCGTATCCCTTTTCAACCGAAACCGAAGGTTGGGCTGCTTCTTGTGTTTATTGATGCGATCAATTATTTGTTGCTGTTTCATGGCTGTTGCTTACGTTCCCAAAATTAACCAATAAAACGTATTGCCTTTTAGGCAAATGGTTAACTTTAGCTTAAAATCACAAGAGCTAGGTCGTATGTTAAATCCAGTAATTACCAAAGAAACCCTTCAATTTTTAAATGAACTGAAAAAGAACAATACTAGAGAGTGGTTTACGGAACATAAAAAGACCTTTAAAGTACATGAAGCGAATGCCAAAGCCTTTTTTAACGGACTCTTGGAACGACTGAAATCCCACGATGAAATTGAAAAACTGAAAGTATTCCGGATTTATAGGGATGTACGCTTCTCCAAGGACAAAACACCTTATAAATTTAATTTTTCGGCTTCGTATTCACGTGCTGGAGCCCACCGACGCGGAGGATACTACGTTCATATACAACCCGAAGGAAGCTTTATAGCCACTGGTTTTTGGGCTCCGGAAAAGGAAGACCTTTTTAGGATTCGAAAAGAATGGGAGATAGATGCTTCCGAATTGCGCACCATAATCGACAAAAAAGAATTTAAATCCGTTTGGGGTGAAATGGCAGGGGAGGAGCTTAAAACTTCTCCCAAAGGGTTTAATAAAGAGGACCCAAATATTGATTTGATCCGCAAAAAGCAGTTCATCTTTGTAAAGAACTTTACGGATAAAGAAGTAATTGCGCCCGATTTCGCTGAAAAAATCAACGATGATTTTAAGGCCATAAGGCCCTATTTTGATCTGATGAGCTCCGTACTTACAACAAACCTGAACGGGGAGTCGCTTTTAGACTAAGGCCACTTTTTCAAAAAATTGGATTTGGTCCTGCAGCCTTTTAATAACCATATTCATCATCCGTTTGTTCAGTGCCGAAGAGTTCTGGATGTAAAGTTCGTACTCTTCCAGAGTAAACTGTCCGATGAGCATTCCCTTTAAAGAATTTCGGAATTTGATGTCTTTTTGGATGGCATTGGTGATGAAGTCCATCCGACTTTCCAGTTTCAACTCGTAAAAAGCATTTTTCGTTTTCACGATATAATTTTGGAAAGAGGCCAATAACAAATTGTTCTGCAATTTAAGAACCGGACGTAAGGTCATGTTCTGAAAATGCTCTTCGGAACTCATATGAGGAAGTATTTTAGCGGAAGGGATTTGGGGACGTATCTGAATCAACTTTTCGGATCGGTCGTTCATTTTATGTGGTTTTTATAAAGGTAAGGATTAAGAATGCCTAAGATTATAAGAAGGAGATTAGTTTTCAACGGGGTTATAAACAGGAATGATTAGTGAACTCAAAAGTTTTCAATAATTACCTACTTTTAAAGAAATAAGTAGCGTAGATGAAATTTGGAAAAGTAGAACAACCAGAGTTAATAGATTTTTCCTTGCCCAAGGACCATCCCGATACGGAAGTGGTTTTAAGGAGATTGGAAGATAAAAGTCCTTTTCACATACAAGTTGGATGTGCCAAATGGAACAAAAATGACCTTAAGAATTTTTATCCCAGAGGTACCAAAGATGAACTCGCTTATTATTCTACACAATTTAATTCTATAGAGCTCAATGCTACCTTTTATCGTATTTTTCCCGTGGAAACCTATCAAAAATGGAAGGAAAAGACACCTGAGAACTTTACGTTCTTTCCCAAGATAGTGCAAAATGTGAGTCATTTAAGGCGTTTGAACGATCACGCGTATCCTGTATTAGACCGCTACTTGGAGGTTACTACACAACTTGGCGATAAGCTTGGAACATTGTTTTTACAGATGCATAATAACTTTGCGCCTAAGGATTTGGATAGGGTAGTCCGTTTCGTTGAAAAATGGCCAAAGGAGCTTCGGTTGGCCATGGAATTTAGACATACGGATTGGTTCAATGATGAAAAAGTAGCACAGGAATTATACCATCTATTGGAGAAAAATGGTATTGCCAATATTTTGGTGGATACTGCTGGCAGAAGGGATATCATGCATATGC
This sequence is a window from Maribacter aestuarii. Protein-coding genes within it:
- the corA gene encoding magnesium/cobalt transporter CorA, with the translated sequence MARKRKLAIPKIKRKTSRVQGKMGKAPGTVSYLGTKEKTPSIIYATEYDSEGFELTELTDIGEIVKLKNTERTDWINVVGITDEPFIEELGKAFGLNPLVMEDAINTEQRPKIDEYENYIFGVFRMLYLNTDDQIVGEHIAMVLLDNCVLVFQEVREDVFDGVRNRIQSKLGRIRSRGADYLFFALLDAIIDNYFLVLEQINHRIEVLEEEVYSNPKPEVAQRIQQLKKEVLKVRRWIFPVKELISRLIDSEHPLIQQDTKLFLRDALDHTLEINESLQIYREMSMSLMEMYMSNMSNKMNEVMKVLTIMASIFIPLTFIAGIYGMNFDHIPELHWEYGYFYVWGLMIALFLGMLIYFKKKDWL
- a CDS encoding DUF72 domain-containing protein → MKFGKVEQPELIDFSLPKDHPDTEVVLRRLEDKSPFHIQVGCAKWNKNDLKNFYPRGTKDELAYYSTQFNSIELNATFYRIFPVETYQKWKEKTPENFTFFPKIVQNVSHLRRLNDHAYPVLDRYLEVTTQLGDKLGTLFLQMHNNFAPKDLDRVVRFVEKWPKELRLAMEFRHTDWFNDEKVAQELYHLLEKNGIANILVDTAGRRDIMHMRLTNNEAFIRFVGANHESDYTRLDEWVTRIGEWQEQGLKKVNFFIHQNMELESPLLSAYFIKKLNERFDLGLTVPKTLIDAPSPF
- a CDS encoding MBL fold metallo-hydrolase, whose protein sequence is MKKFTFLILILVISGCQKKQSFNSSLLDPEVIDHNVPLEIEPYADEGILKNLAPIRARFENYAITEDSEFINDRMTSFGKQMPKTIYEPVKDKAFLMAGWQLTSTLIVVGDNGLIVVDPGESDEASGRILSDFRKETSIQLPVKAVVYTHRHPDHSFGSAGVGVTQEQVNNGEVKIFAHHQFMEYLANDASVVGSILTERTAYGGQPI
- a CDS encoding DUF2461 domain-containing protein, whose translation is MLNPVITKETLQFLNELKKNNTREWFTEHKKTFKVHEANAKAFFNGLLERLKSHDEIEKLKVFRIYRDVRFSKDKTPYKFNFSASYSRAGAHRRGGYYVHIQPEGSFIATGFWAPEKEDLFRIRKEWEIDASELRTIIDKKEFKSVWGEMAGEELKTSPKGFNKEDPNIDLIRKKQFIFVKNFTDKEVIAPDFAEKINDDFKAIRPYFDLMSSVLTTNLNGESLLD
- the epsC gene encoding serine O-acetyltransferase EpsC, producing the protein MKQQQIIDRINKHKKQPNLRFRLKRDTEIFTNLLFYTLFDIETPVSDNLEVLEKQFDNLVDLACWDSEKACKKIWENYVQKLPRILESLNLDAEATVNCDPASLSIEEVYMAYPGFYAIAIYRLAHELYEVGFPLVPRLMTEYAHRQTGVDINPGAQIGKSFHIDHGTGVVIGETAIIMNDVKIYQGVTLGGLYVAKHLQKTKRHPTIEDNVTIYANATILGGDTVIGANSVIGGNAWLTSSIPPHSTVYHTPEIQIKTTTDA
- the cysM gene encoding cysteine synthase CysM: MPKSILDLIGNTPLVESRVLNTNPDVRLYFKMEGHNPGGSVKDRAAYNMIKNGLETGKIKTSDKLIEATSGNTGIALAMIAGIYGLDIELVMPENSTKERVQTMRAYGAKVTLTSADVGIEGARDYAENKVEKEGYVMVNQFANDDNWKAHYKTTGPEIWKDTEGKITHFVSSMGTTGTIMGTSTYLKEKNSQVQIVGVQPTDDAKIPGIRKWPKEYLPKIFDAKKVDQIMEVSEAEAKEMAIRLAKEEGIFSGMSSGGAATIALRLAAQLESGVIVSIVCDRGDRYLSSDLFD
- a CDS encoding alkyl sulfatase dimerization domain-containing protein, which encodes MFEAYGDAEDEIDVYFPDLKHVHGSETVQGESFPNLYTLRGTKYRDLVKWYKGVDNLLEYAKQSDSYSHSHMRSWVGNEFIVERIQNYRDAIQFTHDQSIYYMNQGATPEELVELVKLPENLKNDPWLQEFYGSVEHVVRNVYNGYLGWYSGDATELATPSFKRKAELYVSAMGGRENVLKIANQAIDAEDYGWAMEITTHLTRSNPEDSDARKVKAKAMQAWGYDQANIYYRNFALSGAKELDGALDKSGAFDFANPVIIQQFGIGTILENLRVKIDASKAIDSDFKIGFNITDRNEKYGFHVRNGIAAFYEYIPENSDIVVDIPSSVVYDFVLGKGRVKDAINNGKGTVKGDLDQLEVFASFFDFKKSDINLSSR
- a CDS encoding alpha/beta hydrolase produces the protein MFSDLNWTYILTLVAVIYLVINILVYFLQDFLMFKPEKLAKDFQFYYENQEIEEYNIETRDGAIINGLRFKTKNPKGVVFYLKGNSKSIKGWGKFAVDFTRHGYDVIMVDYRGFGKSTGRRTQKAIKRDLQVVYNKIKHNVEEKYIILYGRSLGSGFATKLASMNHPRMLILDAPYYSLSKVAKKYVPFMPLSLLIKFPMPTYKWLKYVECPIHIIHGTDDRLIPYKTSVKLSRIKPKLTTLHTVIGGGHKDLNTFEAYHKMLADIITSRPKPVNLEGSSIAVKHSSKRSHA
- a CDS encoding alpha/beta hydrolase, which produces MRRVKKIGIVLFVIYVLLLGVTYAFQEKLIFIPQQMPANHTYEFCQEFEEFWLTADDGARLNAVHIKNDSQKGVILYFHGNSGNISHLTHVANLVTRYDYDAIFVDYRTYGKSMGKMSEAAIKKDAQLFYDYTKNLYDEHKIIIYGRSFGTGVASGLAANNDPYKLILESPFYSAVELGKHRFPIFPIDLLSEYRFPSYKYVQQVKCPIYVIHGTDDSIIPFEQAADLYEKIPEGQGTFYTVEGGGHNYLQDFKAFNKAMDEAFK
- a CDS encoding glyoxalase is translated as MNDRSEKLIQIRPQIPSAKILPHMSSEEHFQNMTLRPVLKLQNNLLLASFQNYIVKTKNAFYELKLESRMDFITNAIQKDIKFRNSLKGMLIGQFTLEEYELYIQNSSALNKRMMNMVIKRLQDQIQFFEKVALV
- a CDS encoding DUF2490 domain-containing protein gives rise to the protein MKNSLVIFCLFISLTGFAQQEFFSEAGLEKAVFSKNRLSVILEGNYKHAYQDSKWRRLGIDIGLQRKLNSNWMLFGGIVNYYRFDQELGNFYELRPKVGFQLITPMIKNLSLKQRILGEWRNFFLSKHQHYLRARYKIALTYNFSKHNDSSKSWSLLPSFEWYFLKDPISQERYSNSREFSLFISRNLKDIKIKLGYIREVFLLNSDSFGTEGNTISLRVNL